The window AACTGACCAATATTAAAACGAGAAACGTTACAATCGCCGCTGCCAGCCTTCTTGTTTTACTTGGGTTCATTCCTAAAATCGCCGCCTTTACAACCATTATCCCTACTCCTGTATTAGGAGGAGCCATGATTGTCATGTTTGGAATGGTCGTTTCTTCAGGCATTAAAATGCTTAGTTCCGTAGATTTCGGACAACAAAGCAACTTATTAACAGTAGCCTGCTCCGTTGCATTAGGACTTGGTGCAACAGTGGTTCCTGATCTCTTTTCAAAATTGCCGCAATTCATGCGAATCCTTGTAGGAGACGGTATTGTAACAGGAAGCTTGACCGCCATTATTTTAAACTTGTTTTTTAATCTTTCATCCAAGAAAAAGCCGACTGTCAGCAGCACTTTAGAAACGACCATAGAATCATAGAAAAGAGGGAAAATGATGCGATTAAAACAATTAAATGAAATGAGTGCTTCCGAATTTATCCATCTATTAGGAGGAGTTTTTGAGAATTCATCATGGGTGGCCGAACGAGCAGAACCCAATCGCCCATACTCTTCCTTTCAATCTCTATATAATAAAATGGTGGAGATTGTCGAAACCGCTTCGGATAACGAACAATTAAAATTAATTCAAATGCATCCGCATCTAGGCACCAACGTCAAAATAACCGATTTCTCTCAAGAGGAACAGAAACATGCCGGATTAAATGAATTAACAAAAGATGAACAGAATCATCTCATTTTACTCAACCAAAAATACAAGGATAAATTTGGATTTCCATTTGTAATGGCCGTTCGAGGAAAAATCAAACAAGAAATTTTTAGAACGATCAAAGAACGATTACAAAATAATCATCAAACGGAGTTTAAACAAGCATTGGAAGAAATTAAAAAAATCGCAATGTTTCGTTTGCAAGAAATATTTCGTGAAGGAGAGAATAATTCGATGACCAAACACAAAGAAAGAGTGATGTATTATGGAAAAGGTGACGTATTTGCTTATCGCACCTATTTAAAACCACTTACTGGAGTTAGAACGATTCCTGAATCTCCATTTTCCGGTCGAGATCATATTCTTTTTGGAGTAAATGTAAAAATCTCAGTAGGAGGAACAAAATTGCTGAGCTCCTTTACGAAAGGGGATAACAGCTTAGTCGTTGCAACAGACTCGATGAAAAACTTTATACAAAAACATTTAGCTAGTTATACAGGAACAACGATAGAAGGTTTTTTAGAATATGTAGCTACTTCTTTTTTGAAGAAATATTCTCATATTGAAAAGATTTCGTTGATAGGAGAGGAAATTCCCTTTGAAACAACTTTTGCAGTAAAGAATGGAAATAGAGCAGCTAGTGAGCTAGTATTTAAAAAATCACGAAATGAATATGCCACCGCTTATTTGAATATGGTTCGTAATGAAGATAACACCCTAAACATTACTGAACAACAAAGCGGACTTGCTGATCTTCAATTAATAAAAGTCAGCGGAAATTCCTTTGTCGGTTTTATTCGTGACGAATACACAACTCTTCCAGAGGATTCAAACCGCCCTCTATTTGTTTACTTAAACATCAAATGGAAGTACAAAAACACGGAAGACTCATTTGGAATGAATCCAGAAAATTATGTTGCAGCTGAACAAATTCGCGACATCGCCACTTCCGTATTTCATGAAACCGAGACGCTTTCCATCCAACATTTAATTTATTTAATCGGCCGCAGAATATTAGAAAGATTCCCTCAACTTCAAGAAGTTTACTTCGAATCTCAAAATCATACATGGGATAAAATAGTGGAGGAAATTCCTGAATCAAAAGGGAAAGTATATACAGAACCGCGACCGCCATATGGATTTCAATGCTTTACTGTCACCCAAGAAGACTTGCCACACGAAAACATTCTTATGTTCTCTGATGAACCCGATCATAAAGGAGCACTTAAATGATCGGGTTAACAACACATATTTTAGATTTAACACACGGAACACCGGCTGAAAATGTAAAAATAAAGTTGTCCCGGATCGGTCATGAATCAGAAACAGAAAAACAGCTGCTGCAAACGACTTTCACGAATCAACATGGCCGTGTTGACCGCCCATTATTAGAGCCGCAAGAAATCGTTCCAGGGAAATATGAGCTTCTATTTTACGTCGGTGATTATTTTCTGAGAAAAGGCCTCACGTTGGACGAACCTTTATTTTTAGATAAAGTTGTCGTTCATTTTGGAATTTCTCAATCTAATTCTCATTATCATATTCCTTTGCTTATATCACCATGGGGATACCAAGTATATCGAGGAAGCTAAAAAATAATATAGGGCTGATTCCACATTTCACTGAATCAGCCCCTTTTGTTATGTTGTTTCGCGATGGAACCGACAAAATAAAAAGATCTCCTGCGAACTTGCAGGAAAACTTTTATTCCTTATGATTCCGTGAGTTTCTGAATCGCTCTGATTATGCCGCCATAACCGGTACATCTACAAAGATTTCCTGATAATCCTTCTAAAATTTGCTCCACAGTTGGGTTTTCATATTGATACAAAATGGAGGTCACAGCCATTATCATTCCCGGTGTGCAGTATCCGCATTGAAAGCCTCCTTCTTCTAAAAAAGCCTTTTGAATCGGATGAAGTCCATTCTTTCCCAACCCTTCAATCGTCATAATCTCCTTTCGATCAGCCTGATAGGCCCGCACTAAACAAGAATTGACTAATTTTCCATTCATAATGACTGAACAAGCGCCACAACGGCCAATTCCGCATGAAACTTTTGTACCCGTTAATAGAAGCTCCTCTCTTAATACTTCAACAAGGCGCATCGTTGCATGAACCTGAAGTTCCTTTGCATGTCCATTAACCAAAAGAGAGACTTTTATTTTCTCCTCCAACGGAGACTTCACTTCATCTATATTTTTTTGGTCAGCCATTCTTTCATCTCCTTTTGATGGACTGCTTTTATAATTTCCTCACGAGATACAGGCAGCTTCGTCACCCACAAGCCAATCGCGTCATGAATCGCTTTTGCAATCGCCGGTGCAACCGCCACCGTTCCGATTTCACCTACGCCTCTCGGACCATATTCATCTCCCTCGCACAATTCTTCTATAGCTGTTATGTCCATAGAAGTCGGGATGTCTTTTACGGTAGGAATAAGATAGGAGTCGAAATTATTTGTTACGTAACTCCCTTGTTTCATGATTGCTTCTTCTAGTAATGAATATCCTAATGCCATAACTGAGCCTCCTTCAATTTGTCCTAAGTAGCCCGTTGGATAAATCACCGGACCTGCAGACACTACCTGATCCAGATTTTTCACTCGCACTTTTCCCGTTAATTCATCTACTTCGACTTTTACCGCACAAGCGGCAAAAGAATATAAATAATGCCCGCCAGGAATGGAATGAGAAGTCGTAGGAAAAGGAAATTTCGTCTCGATTTGGATGGGATCATCATTTGTTTTGTCGGCTAGTTGCCGGTAAGTAATGAGGGGCTTGGCATTCGATCCATCTAAAGACCAAATTCCACCAGGACCTACATACAATTGAGTGGATGGCACTTTGATGCATTGAGAGGCTTTTTCTAATAATTGTTTTTTAAAAGGATCTTTCATCCGTTGAAGTGCTTGCCACACCATGCTCGTTCCCCGTGATGCTGTAGAAGAACCGGAGCGTGGAACGCAATACGTATCGCCAATCGTGATTTGGATATCATCTGCTGAGCATCCTACTTCTTTCATCACTAACTGCTGAATGACCGCTAATAATCCTTGACCAAATTCTTCGAAACCGAAGGCAACTTCAATTTTTCCTTTTTCATTTAACGATATTCTTCCCCCAGCTGGATCTAAGCGCCCAAACCCTAGTCCACCACCGTGCATCGTAATGGCGACTCCTACACCTGTCCGCGTCTTTTCATAGATACTTTTTTTATTTTCAGTATCTTTTTTGGTTAAAATGGGAGATTTGCTTATCTCTTTCAAAACTTGTGCTGCTCCGTCCGTCGGTGCAATCTGTTGGTCTACAGGACCCGGATCATCTGCTTTGCGGAGATTTCTTTTCCTCAATTCTATTGGACAGATTCCAAGTTTGACCGCTAAACGGTCGATTTGCCCTTCCAACGCAAAAGTCACTTGATTTCCGCCAAATCCTCTAAACTCTCCAGCCACACCATTGTTTGTATAGACGCTCACCCCTTCAACCTTTACATTTGGTATCACATAAGGTCCTGTTGCATGCTCAACTGCAAAATCTAATACAGCCGGACCTAATGTTGCGTAAGCACCCGTATCTGCGATCATTCGTACTTGATGAGCAAGAATTTTACCATTACGGCAGGCACCCGTTTTCATCGTAATCTTCATCGGGTGTCTTTTTAGTCCAGATCTGACAGATTCTCGCCTATCTTGGTGAATTTTCACCGGACATCCCGTTTTGAGCGCCAATAATGCACCGTACGGCTGAATATTCAACTCATCTTTTCCGCCGAAAGAACCGCCCATCGGACTGGAAACCACTCTGATTTTGCTTTCAGGAATATTTAAAATTCGGGCTAATTGAAATCGATCATTATATCCATGCTGCGTTCCGACATATACCGTAATCCGGCCATTCTCTTCCGGAACAATCACTCCTCCCTCCGTTTCCATATAGGCGTGCATTTGACGCGGCAATTCATAGGTTTCTTCCACCGTCACATCACAGATTTGAAATGCTTCTTCTATATTTCCTTTTTGAAAGGAAGCTTGATGAAGAATATTTCCTTTAGGATGCAATTGAGGTGCTGAAGGAAGGAGAGCCTGTTCTGGATCACTGATAACGGGCAATGGCTCATATTCTACTTCGATGAACTGAAGCGCCTTTTCTGCAATTTCTACCGTCTCTGCCGCCACAGCAGCAATCGCATCTCCAACATATCGAACCCGCTCATCGCACAAAACCGGTTGATCAGGAAAAATTAACCCAAATCGATTGAGTCCCGGCACATCTTTACTAGTAACCACAGCGCGTACTCCCGGCAGCTCCTCCGCTTTTTTGGTAGAGACGGAAATAATTTTGGCATGTGGATACGCACTTCGTAAAATTTTCCCATGAAGCATATTGGAAAAAGAAAGATCCGTTAAAAACTTTAATTTCCCTGTTACTTTATCGATTCCGTCTGGTCGTATAGCGGATCTCTGTAAATTGCTAGAATAAGTGAATTTCACGATGCTTCCCCCAATCGGCTTAATTCGGAAACAATGATATTAGCTGTTACTCGCCTTCGATAGTCATTTGAATAAAAAACATCAGAATTTGGATGAAATTCATGAAGTATTGTTTTATATACATTTTTTAATAATAAAAAATTGATCTTTTGATCGATGAGCAACTGTTCGGTTTCTTGCAGCCGCTTAGGGGTGTTCTCTCCTCCGCCTGCAACCAATCTAGCAAAATCGATCACTCCCGCTTCATTTTTACTTATCACTCCTGAAACTGTTACAACAGATCCCGAAAAAGCTTCTCTTCTCCCGACTTTTTTAAAAAATTGATTGCTAAATGAAGAATGTTGGGATTCCGGAAGTATGATGCCTGTCAGAAGACTTTCTTGATTTCTCTTTCTTCCTTTTAGCCAATGCTCCAATTTTTCCGATTTTAAAGTTCGTCCATCAAAGAACAAAACTTCCGCATCCATCGTTAAAAGAGCAGGAATGGCATCGCCTAATCCATGAGCTACATTTCCGCCAATCGTTCCTAAATTGCGAACAGCCGGAGCCGCAATTTGTTGAATCGCAACAGATAACAAAGGGCAGAGTTTTTGAATAGCAGGATGGTGGCCACAAGTATCCAATTTTGTCAAAGCCCCAATATACAAACACTGCTTCCCATTTACCTTTCTTTGATCGACCCCTTCGAGTTCAGCTATATTTTCTAAACTAATCAAGTGGGAGGGATAAGGCATTCCTTTTTCCCATTGGGTTTGCAGCCAAGTTCCACCCGCCACAAAGCTTGATTGCAACCGAAATCGTTCCCGTAATGCCCATGCTTCTTTCAAATCCGTGGGAGTCCAAACTTTTGCATCCAATATTCTTATACTCATGTTTAGATCCTTCCTTCTCTCGACGGTTGACATTCTTTGATCGATCCTAATCAAAGAATGATTCTCCATCTACTTAGATCATCGAAACGCCATTTCATCATCATTTGCGCTGACAAGGAAAACTGCAACTTCCATATCATTTTGCTCGTTATACATTTTTCTACAGCAATTTGCCAGCTTTAATCAGTCGTGGAGTTTTGTCAAAACAAAATCAAGTAATTCTTTGGACAATGATTGGTTCATAGAAAAGTGGATACCCTTTTCCCTTTGCCGATGGCAAAAAGAACAAAATCATCTCAATGCACTCTTTTTTAAGACGGATGATCTTTTTTGGCCATCAATCAGAAGTTCCTTATTTCCGCAAATCAGAAGCTTCTCCTAAATAACGAGCACTTCATTGTTCGAAAAATTATGTTGGTCGCTTCCACTATATGAAAAAGCAAAAAATTCCCAAATTTATTTTTTGATTTTTTTAAATATTATAACCATTTTAAGGAAGATGGTCTACACTTTATGTAAGAAATTATAACATGAATATCCATTGGATTTTTGTTTAACATCTGTTATACAGTAAAACGAACCTTGCTAATTGCAGAGAACAGTGAAACACATTTTCTCCTTATGATTCTTTGAAATCCTTTAATAAAACAAAATCCGTATGCCGTATGTTTCTTGGCTGATCGATCTTTCTCGAAATTTTCATATTGCAAAATGTCGTACTAAGAAAATTCTGTTACCAAATTTTCTAACATAAATTATGTAAAGATATATTACACGTTTATTGAATTTTCTTAATTTTCTTTTTACTATATCTATATAATTGGGGTAAATTCGATTTGTTTCTTTTTTTACTCATGGCCGAAATGGCCATCCCAAGTGAACAAACCAATAAAAAGAATATATCAAACCACCAAAACGGAGGAGATCGAATGAAAAATTTGCTCATTAAAAACGCTCAAATCATTACCATGAATCCAGCTAATGACATTATGATAGGCGATATTTTTATAAAAAATGACACGATTCACTCGATCGGTCCAGAATTAAATCCAGATCATGTTGATCGAATCATCGATGCGGAAAATCGTACTGTCATTCCAGGATTTGTGCAAACCCATATTCACTTATGCCAAACTCTTTTTCGAGGAAAAGGGGATGATTTAGAGCTACTTGATTGGTTGAAAAAGCGGATATGGCCATTGGAAGCCGCTCACGATGAGGAATCCATCTATTATTCAGCAATGCTTGGCATCGGAGAACTTATTCAAAGCGGCACCACTACCATTGTCGATATGGAAACAGTCCATCATACAGATTTTGCTTTTCAAGCCATCGCCAAAAGCGGAATGAGGGCTTTATCGGGAAAAGTGATGATGGATAAAGGAGAAGATGTTCCAATCGGATTACAAGAAAAGACATCTGATTCCATCCAAGAAAGTGTCGATTTACTAGAAAAGTGGAACCTTTTTGATAACGGAAGAATTCAATACGCCTTCTCCCCCCGTTTTGTCATTTCATGCACGAAGGAATTACTGGTAGAAGTTCGAAACTTAGCGGAAACCTACGATGTGAAGGTTCATACCCACGCATCAGAAAATCAAAAGGAAATTAAACTGGTACAAAAAGAAACGGGCATGAAAAATATTGAGTATCTTGACCATCTAGGACTGGCAAACGAACGGTTAATATTAGCCCACTGTATATGGCTGGATGAACAAGAAAAGAAAATCATCAAGGAAAAAGGTGTTCATATTAGTCATTGCCCAGGATCCAATTTAAAATTAGCATCAGGAATCGCAGACGTTCCAAACATGCTCCAAATGGGAATTTCGTTAAGTCTAGGCGCAGACGGAGCACCTTGTAATAATAATTTAAATATGTTTCATGAAATGAGACTGGCGGCACTTATTCAAAAACCTACCCATGGACCGACTGTCATGAATGCAAAAAGCGTTTTCGAAATGGCGACTATCGGCGGGGCCAAAGCAATCGGTCTAGAAAATGAAATCGGCAGTATTGAAGTTGGAAAAAAGGCAGATTTAGTGATCTTAAATTTGAACAATTTTCATACTT of the Bacillus smithii genome contains:
- the pucL gene encoding factor-independent urate hydroxylase, whose translation is MMRLKQLNEMSASEFIHLLGGVFENSSWVAERAEPNRPYSSFQSLYNKMVEIVETASDNEQLKLIQMHPHLGTNVKITDFSQEEQKHAGLNELTKDEQNHLILLNQKYKDKFGFPFVMAVRGKIKQEIFRTIKERLQNNHQTEFKQALEEIKKIAMFRLQEIFREGENNSMTKHKERVMYYGKGDVFAYRTYLKPLTGVRTIPESPFSGRDHILFGVNVKISVGGTKLLSSFTKGDNSLVVATDSMKNFIQKHLASYTGTTIEGFLEYVATSFLKKYSHIEKISLIGEEIPFETTFAVKNGNRAASELVFKKSRNEYATAYLNMVRNEDNTLNITEQQSGLADLQLIKVSGNSFVGFIRDEYTTLPEDSNRPLFVYLNIKWKYKNTEDSFGMNPENYVAAEQIRDIATSVFHETETLSIQHLIYLIGRRILERFPQLQEVYFESQNHTWDKIVEEIPESKGKVYTEPRPPYGFQCFTVTQEDLPHENILMFSDEPDHKGALK
- the uraH gene encoding hydroxyisourate hydrolase, with the translated sequence MIGLTTHILDLTHGTPAENVKIKLSRIGHESETEKQLLQTTFTNQHGRVDRPLLEPQEIVPGKYELLFYVGDYFLRKGLTLDEPLFLDKVVVHFGISQSNSHYHIPLLISPWGYQVYRGS
- a CDS encoding (2Fe-2S)-binding protein, producing MADQKNIDEVKSPLEEKIKVSLLVNGHAKELQVHATMRLVEVLREELLLTGTKVSCGIGRCGACSVIMNGKLVNSCLVRAYQADRKEIMTIEGLGKNGLHPIQKAFLEEGGFQCGYCTPGMIMAVTSILYQYENPTVEQILEGLSGNLCRCTGYGGIIRAIQKLTES
- the pucD gene encoding xanthine dehydrogenase subunit D; the protein is MKFTYSSNLQRSAIRPDGIDKVTGKLKFLTDLSFSNMLHGKILRSAYPHAKIISVSTKKAEELPGVRAVVTSKDVPGLNRFGLIFPDQPVLCDERVRYVGDAIAAVAAETVEIAEKALQFIEVEYEPLPVISDPEQALLPSAPQLHPKGNILHQASFQKGNIEEAFQICDVTVEETYELPRQMHAYMETEGGVIVPEENGRITVYVGTQHGYNDRFQLARILNIPESKIRVVSSPMGGSFGGKDELNIQPYGALLALKTGCPVKIHQDRRESVRSGLKRHPMKITMKTGACRNGKILAHQVRMIADTGAYATLGPAVLDFAVEHATGPYVIPNVKVEGVSVYTNNGVAGEFRGFGGNQVTFALEGQIDRLAVKLGICPIELRKRNLRKADDPGPVDQQIAPTDGAAQVLKEISKSPILTKKDTENKKSIYEKTRTGVGVAITMHGGGLGFGRLDPAGGRISLNEKGKIEVAFGFEEFGQGLLAVIQQLVMKEVGCSADDIQITIGDTYCVPRSGSSTASRGTSMVWQALQRMKDPFKKQLLEKASQCIKVPSTQLYVGPGGIWSLDGSNAKPLITYRQLADKTNDDPIQIETKFPFPTTSHSIPGGHYLYSFAACAVKVEVDELTGKVRVKNLDQVVSAGPVIYPTGYLGQIEGGSVMALGYSLLEEAIMKQGSYVTNNFDSYLIPTVKDIPTSMDITAIEELCEGDEYGPRGVGEIGTVAVAPAIAKAIHDAIGLWVTKLPVSREEIIKAVHQKEMKEWLTKKI
- a CDS encoding FAD binding domain-containing protein — translated: MSIRILDAKVWTPTDLKEAWALRERFRLQSSFVAGGTWLQTQWEKGMPYPSHLISLENIAELEGVDQRKVNGKQCLYIGALTKLDTCGHHPAIQKLCPLLSVAIQQIAAPAVRNLGTIGGNVAHGLGDAIPALLTMDAEVLFFDGRTLKSEKLEHWLKGRKRNQESLLTGIILPESQHSSFSNQFFKKVGRREAFSGSVVTVSGVISKNEAGVIDFARLVAGGGENTPKRLQETEQLLIDQKINFLLLKNVYKTILHEFHPNSDVFYSNDYRRRVTANIIVSELSRLGEAS
- a CDS encoding 5'-deoxyadenosine deaminase — encoded protein: MKNLLIKNAQIITMNPANDIMIGDIFIKNDTIHSIGPELNPDHVDRIIDAENRTVIPGFVQTHIHLCQTLFRGKGDDLELLDWLKKRIWPLEAAHDEESIYYSAMLGIGELIQSGTTTIVDMETVHHTDFAFQAIAKSGMRALSGKVMMDKGEDVPIGLQEKTSDSIQESVDLLEKWNLFDNGRIQYAFSPRFVISCTKELLVEVRNLAETYDVKVHTHASENQKEIKLVQKETGMKNIEYLDHLGLANERLILAHCIWLDEQEKKIIKEKGVHISHCPGSNLKLASGIADVPNMLQMGISLSLGADGAPCNNNLNMFHEMRLAALIQKPTHGPTVMNAKSVFEMATIGGAKAIGLENEIGSIEVGKKADLVILNLNNFHTYPSYDVDPISRIVYSASRDDVETTIINGQIVMENKELKTVDKDIVLYEANRSIKRLLKFANMMK